A section of the Humulus lupulus chromosome 2, drHumLupu1.1, whole genome shotgun sequence genome encodes:
- the LOC133815363 gene encoding protein DETOXIFICATION 45, chloroplastic-like, with protein sequence MLLLWWNVSELTALSLSNGSRPFDVIAERKQLPSVSIALLLAVMIGTFEDLALSLGSGLFLNIMGISSDSPMRAPAQRFLSLRALGAPAVVVSLALQGVFRGFKDTKTPVLCLGIGNLLAVILFPILMYSFQMGATGAAISTVVSQYVVTFLMLWFLNKRAILLPPKMGSLQFGGYIKSGGFLLGRTLAVLTTMTLGTSMAAHQICIQVWLVVSLLVDALGASAQVLSLSLTYISCYNVLILLKLPKFWTTSFGKVLLIIIVFFFLLILVNNRGIL encoded by the exons ATGCTCTTACTCTGGTGGAATGTATCAGAGCTTACCGCATTATCATTAAG CAATGGTAGTAGACCTTTTGATGTAATAGCAGAAAGAAAACAATTACCATCCGTGTCCATAGCTTTACTGCTAGCTGTTATGATTGGTACTTTTGAGGATTTAGCCTTGTCTTTGGGATCTGGCTTGTTTCTAAATATCATGGGAATATCATCA GATTCACCCATGCGGGCTCCTGCTCAGCGTTTTCTTTCACTAAGGGCTCTCGGTGCTCCTGCTGTTGTAGTGTCTTTGGCTCTTCAAGGAGTTTTCCGTGGGTTTAAGGATACAAAAACTCCTGTTTTATGTCTAG GTATTGGGAATCTTTTAGCTGTGATTTTGTTTCCCATACTTATGTATTCTTTCCAAATGGGTGCAACTGGTGCAGCAATTTCCACAGTTGTGTCTCA ATATGTTGTCACCTTCTTAATGCTATGGTTTCTAAATAAGAGAGCAATACTACTGCCTCCAAAGATGGGATCATTACAATTTGGAGGATACATAAAATCTG GTGGTTTTCTTCTTGGAAGAACTCTTGCTGTTCTAACAACCATGACTTTGGGGACATCAATGGCTGCTCATCAGATATGCATACAAGTATGGTTGGTTGTTTCGCTTCTGGTTGATGCCCTGGGTGCATCTGCACAGGTATTATCTCTTTCTTTGACTTATATTTCTTGCTATAATGTTTTGATCCTACTAAAGTTGCCCAAGTTTTGGACCACTAGTTTTGGCAAAGTTCtgcttattattattgtttttttttttttgctcataCTAGTCAATAATAGAGGGATACTTTAG